A stretch of Aerococcus urinaehominis DNA encodes these proteins:
- a CDS encoding pseudouridine synthase yields MERLQKLIAHAGVASRRKAEELIKAGRVSLDGQVVTELGTKASRKQRIEVDGVPIYKEEPVYYLFNKPDGVISAVSDDKGRQVVTDYFPEVLERIYPVGRLDYHTTGLLILTNDGEFANLLMHPSSEIKKTYVAKVEGIISNQQRQQLERGVVIDGRKTAPAQAKILSTDSEKERTVIRLTIHEGRNRQVRKMLEAVGHPVLKLKREQYGQLTLDKLAAGAYRPLAKYEVDHLIHLAKH; encoded by the coding sequence ATGGAACGGTTACAAAAATTAATTGCCCACGCCGGTGTCGCCTCACGGCGTAAGGCAGAAGAGCTGATTAAGGCAGGGCGGGTTAGTCTAGACGGTCAAGTAGTGACAGAACTAGGTACCAAAGCTAGTCGTAAGCAACGAATCGAAGTAGATGGCGTGCCTATTTATAAAGAAGAGCCTGTTTACTACTTGTTTAACAAGCCTGACGGGGTTATCTCCGCGGTTAGTGATGATAAAGGGCGTCAGGTGGTCACCGATTATTTTCCTGAAGTGCTAGAACGGATTTACCCAGTTGGGCGGTTAGACTATCATACGACGGGGCTCTTAATCCTTACTAATGATGGTGAATTTGCCAACCTACTCATGCACCCATCATCAGAGATAAAGAAAACTTATGTTGCTAAGGTAGAGGGTATAATCAGCAACCAGCAACGTCAGCAATTAGAGCGAGGCGTGGTTATTGATGGTCGTAAGACTGCACCAGCTCAGGCTAAAATTTTATCCACTGATTCAGAAAAAGAACGGACAGTGATTAGACTAACCATACATGAAGGACGTAATCGTCAAGTTAGAAAGATGTTAGAAGCAGTCGGCCACCCGGTTTTAAAATTAAAAAGAGAACAATATGGTCAGCTGACTCTCGATAAACTAGCAGCAGGCGCTTACCGGCCTCTTGCCAAGTACGAAGTGGACCATTTAATCCATTTAGCTAAGCACTAG
- a CDS encoding ECF transporter S component, which translates to MRKQSTQAIVMAAVMGALAYLLMFFAFPILPALPFLKVDFSDIPLALATFSYGPGAGFLAILVRSVLHYLQTGGDMGYPIGDAASLLASMAYVFSLYYIIKGQNKEGQLGKGGAKHTWLAYLVAVLAMTLVMSVLNYFVITPFYMQVMGLEIPNMQEYILLGIVPFNLIKGIIISIVSHLILSRLLPKLTGRKIK; encoded by the coding sequence ATGAGAAAACAATCGACTCAAGCTATTGTAATGGCAGCAGTTATGGGGGCTTTGGCCTACTTACTGATGTTTTTTGCTTTTCCAATTTTACCAGCCTTACCATTTTTGAAAGTGGATTTTTCTGATATTCCCTTAGCCTTGGCTACTTTTTCCTACGGGCCAGGGGCAGGTTTCCTAGCCATATTGGTTCGGTCTGTGCTGCATTACTTGCAAACTGGCGGGGATATGGGCTATCCTATAGGGGATGCCGCTTCACTATTGGCTTCAATGGCTTATGTGTTTAGTCTCTATTACATAATTAAAGGACAAAACAAGGAAGGACAGCTAGGAAAGGGTGGGGCGAAACACACCTGGTTAGCCTATTTAGTGGCTGTTTTAGCGATGACCCTGGTGATGTCTGTGCTCAACTATTTTGTAATCACACCATTTTATATGCAAGTGATGGGCTTAGAAATCCCTAACATGCAGGAATATATTCTTCTAGGTATCGTTCCCTTTAACCTCATCAAGGGCATTATAATATCTATAGTCAGCCATCTCATTCTGTCACGTCTACTGCCAAAATTGACTGGGCGAAAAATCAAATAG
- a CDS encoding ferredoxin, with protein MKAYILPDQCIACGICQLKAPELFEYDDQGVAYFKASPDPYQITLEDYQLETFKAALTKCPTGAIQRSKH; from the coding sequence ATGAAAGCTTATATTTTACCTGACCAATGCATTGCTTGCGGCATTTGCCAACTCAAGGCGCCAGAACTCTTTGAATACGATGACCAGGGGGTGGCCTACTTTAAAGCAAGTCCAGACCCCTACCAGATCACCCTAGAAGATTACCAATTAGAAACATTTAAAGCAGCGCTAACTAAGTGCCCGACTGGTGCCATCCAGCGGTCTAAGCACTAG
- a CDS encoding RecQ family ATP-dependent DNA helicase — protein MQAYYQQLNKLTGFKNFRPGQLETLTSLESNDHVLSILATGQGKTLIYTLYQAVHPGLCLVVSPLIALMEDQVSQLKKMGIKKVAALNSQLAESARISLLDQLASYQFLFISPEMLHQHSVLKQLQKIKISLFVVDEAHCLIQWGYDFRPAYSQLGWIRQALAYPKTLALTATASQADCHLIKKLLFRPEECMSLIKKSSDRPNIFYHFQEMPKADLSQALLSALDELPKPGLVYVHNKKEANQLSQLVSQALGLKTAPYHGDQSSQDRQAVLAQYLNQELDVIFATAAFGMGINQQQVRFVIHYHLPRTIKELSQEMGRAGRDGQQALALVFYNRDEFNRLNYFYQQKKEQESHFLSLIAAYLTGNLSPANYQHLDEADQNLLSFYQHHFDQVEAAQCHYQTYLAKQASQIAEIYHLLTRNHCYRQELLAHFDDYNDGENAFCCSHCQAHFKESKYYREFLAMNQVSQSSTPLSWQKRLAQLFN, from the coding sequence GTGCAAGCCTACTATCAGCAATTAAATAAATTAACAGGCTTTAAAAATTTTCGCCCGGGTCAGCTTGAAACACTCACTAGCCTGGAAAGCAATGACCATGTTTTATCAATTTTAGCAACCGGTCAGGGCAAAACTCTGATTTACACCCTCTACCAGGCCGTGCACCCGGGCCTTTGCCTAGTTGTATCACCCTTGATTGCACTTATGGAGGACCAAGTCAGTCAACTCAAAAAAATGGGCATCAAAAAGGTAGCTGCCCTAAATAGCCAGTTAGCCGAATCTGCTCGAATTAGCCTATTGGACCAATTAGCTAGCTATCAATTTCTTTTTATCTCTCCTGAAATGCTTCACCAGCACAGTGTTTTGAAACAATTACAAAAGATAAAAATCTCACTTTTTGTAGTTGATGAAGCTCATTGCTTGATCCAGTGGGGTTATGATTTCCGACCAGCCTACAGCCAGCTCGGGTGGATTAGACAGGCTTTAGCCTATCCCAAGACATTAGCTTTAACCGCAACTGCGTCTCAAGCAGACTGTCATCTCATCAAAAAGTTATTATTCAGACCTGAAGAGTGTATGAGCCTAATTAAAAAATCCAGTGACCGACCCAATATTTTTTACCACTTCCAAGAGATGCCAAAAGCAGACCTTAGTCAGGCTTTGCTTTCAGCCCTAGATGAACTTCCTAAACCAGGCTTGGTTTATGTGCATAATAAAAAAGAAGCTAACCAGCTTAGCCAATTAGTAAGTCAGGCGCTGGGCTTGAAAACCGCTCCTTACCATGGTGATCAGTCTAGCCAAGACCGGCAAGCTGTTTTAGCCCAGTATCTTAATCAAGAGCTAGATGTGATTTTTGCGACAGCAGCTTTTGGGATGGGCATTAATCAGCAGCAAGTGCGTTTTGTGATTCACTATCACTTGCCTAGAACCATTAAAGAATTAAGTCAGGAAATGGGCCGGGCTGGACGGGATGGTCAGCAGGCTTTAGCCTTAGTTTTTTATAATCGTGATGAGTTTAATCGCTTAAATTATTTCTACCAGCAAAAAAAGGAACAGGAATCCCATTTTCTCTCTCTAATCGCAGCTTATCTGACAGGTAACTTAAGTCCAGCTAACTATCAGCATCTAGATGAAGCTGATCAAAACTTGCTCTCTTTTTACCAGCATCATTTTGACCAAGTAGAAGCTGCCCAGTGCCACTATCAAACATATTTAGCCAAGCAAGCTAGTCAGATAGCAGAAATATACCATTTATTAACGAGGAACCATTGTTATCGCCAAGAGCTACTAGCCCACTTTGACGATTATAACGATGGTGAAAACGCTTTTTGTTGTAGTCACTGCCAGGCTCATTTTAAGGAAAGCAAGTATTATCGTGAATTTTTAGCTATGAACCAGGTAAGTCAATCAAGCACACCCCTCTCATGGCAAAAGAGACTAGCCCAGCTTTTTAATTAG
- a CDS encoding LysM peptidoglycan-binding domain-containing protein → MSRWNELKNKFSKKTADDTKVENSYGEYENLKNRQYSRSARNKGNKSVSPLMKVVLVLLITVVVVPLVMLAIGYERERVPEPQTADQVMVQKTENKESQAEDKKQSEAAAKKKSEEEAAKQESSRLAASKSQEAALASSRQAEEQYLAAQASEQASLEASRVQETAQQEQAASAYTVQPGDSLYRIAVNHGMSLDELLALNGLSVDSAIAPGTVLQVH, encoded by the coding sequence ATGTCACGTTGGAACGAATTAAAAAATAAATTTAGCAAAAAAACTGCTGATGATACTAAAGTTGAAAATAGCTATGGTGAATATGAAAATTTAAAGAACCGCCAATATTCTCGTTCAGCTAGAAATAAGGGGAACAAATCGGTATCGCCCCTTATGAAGGTAGTGTTGGTTTTACTAATAACAGTCGTGGTGGTGCCGCTAGTTATGCTGGCTATCGGTTATGAACGTGAACGGGTACCGGAACCTCAGACTGCTGACCAAGTGATGGTACAAAAAACCGAGAACAAGGAAAGCCAAGCAGAAGATAAAAAGCAATCTGAAGCGGCAGCAAAGAAAAAGTCTGAGGAAGAGGCTGCTAAACAAGAATCTTCGCGACTAGCAGCTAGTAAATCACAAGAAGCGGCCTTGGCTTCATCACGTCAAGCCGAGGAACAATATCTGGCTGCCCAAGCATCCGAACAGGCATCCTTAGAAGCTTCTCGGGTCCAAGAAACTGCTCAACAAGAACAGGCTGCTTCAGCCTATACTGTACAACCAGGTGATAGCCTCTATCGAATTGCTGTTAACCATGGGATGTCTCTTGATGAATTGTTAGCACTCAATGGCTTAAGTGTAGATTCAGCAATTGCACCAGGGACAGTCTTACAAGTTCATTAG
- the cmk gene encoding (d)CMP kinase: MMIAIDGPASSGKSTIAKRLATDLDFIYLDTGAMYRAFSLLAIEANCPSTDSICLAKLLADFNISFTREADGQHVWLGDRDVTKEIRQDQVSRLVSEYAALRPVRQALVAKQQAFAHQGAGVVMDGRDIGTVVLPTADLKFYLTASVAERARRRYLENQDKGLSGMSLAELEAEITRRDQYDMGRAESPLRVAEDAIVIDSSDLSLDQVEQLMLDQVEQRMIGH, translated from the coding sequence ATGATGATTGCCATTGATGGCCCAGCATCTTCTGGAAAAAGTACAATTGCAAAGCGCTTGGCGACAGATTTAGATTTTATTTATTTAGATACGGGCGCCATGTATCGGGCTTTTAGCTTACTAGCGATAGAAGCAAACTGCCCAAGCACTGACTCAATTTGTCTTGCTAAACTGTTAGCTGATTTTAATATTAGTTTTACGCGTGAAGCTGATGGCCAGCATGTATGGCTCGGAGACCGAGACGTTACTAAGGAAATACGCCAAGATCAGGTGTCAAGATTAGTATCTGAATATGCCGCGCTCAGACCTGTTCGCCAAGCACTAGTTGCTAAACAACAGGCCTTTGCCCATCAAGGAGCTGGAGTAGTTATGGACGGTCGTGATATTGGTACAGTGGTCTTACCAACAGCAGACCTTAAGTTCTATTTAACCGCTTCAGTAGCTGAGAGAGCTAGACGCCGCTATTTAGAGAATCAAGATAAGGGTCTTTCTGGTATGTCGCTGGCAGAATTAGAGGCAGAAATCACTCGTCGTGACCAGTATGACATGGGACGTGCTGAGAGTCCATTACGCGTGGCAGAAGATGCGATTGTTATTGACTCGTCGGATTTAAGCTTGGATCAAGTAGAGCAACTGATGTTAGACCAAGTTGAGCAGCGGATGATTGGCCATTAA